Proteins found in one Arthrobacter sp. U41 genomic segment:
- a CDS encoding GAF and ANTAR domain-containing protein, with amino-acid sequence MTNNAEDEAAALQLQDLLMGTENVEDFLGQLAEFSAAMLSAAAGAEIECGVTLQRRKKTMTVAGSSPQAVILDRIEQAIGDGPCIEALRTKSVVLLADVDTDPRWPAYQQQLAAQGVRSTLGVPLEIGPDAAAALNFFGSDTGLFTPELIAKAAGFADLAGRSLRLAVRIGTAQSRADDLKAAMEHRTSIDLACGVVMAQNRCTQEEAMGILTQVSSNRNQKLRDVAADVLRNLTGGEVHTHFDV; translated from the coding sequence ATGACCAACAACGCCGAGGACGAAGCCGCCGCCCTACAGCTGCAGGACCTCCTGATGGGCACGGAGAACGTCGAGGACTTCCTCGGCCAACTCGCTGAATTCTCGGCGGCCATGCTCAGCGCCGCCGCCGGCGCCGAGATCGAATGCGGTGTGACGCTGCAGCGCCGGAAGAAGACCATGACGGTGGCGGGAAGCAGCCCCCAGGCCGTCATCCTGGACCGCATCGAGCAGGCCATCGGAGACGGCCCGTGCATCGAGGCGCTGCGGACCAAGTCCGTGGTTCTGCTGGCCGACGTCGACACCGATCCGCGCTGGCCTGCCTACCAGCAGCAGCTCGCCGCCCAGGGCGTCCGCAGCACCCTCGGAGTGCCCCTGGAAATCGGCCCGGACGCGGCCGCCGCGCTGAACTTCTTCGGCTCGGACACCGGGCTGTTCACTCCGGAGCTCATTGCCAAGGCCGCCGGCTTCGCCGACCTCGCCGGCCGCTCCCTGCGCCTGGCCGTACGGATCGGTACCGCGCAGTCCCGGGCCGACGACCTCAAGGCCGCAATGGAGCACCGCACCTCGATCGACCTGGCCTGCGGAGTCGTAATGGCCCAGAACCGCTGCACCCAGGAGGAAGCCATGGGCATCCTCACCCAGGTCTCCAGCAACCGGAACCAGAAGCTCAGAGACGTCGCCGCCGACGTCCTCCGCAACCTCACCGGCGGGGAAGTCCACACGCACTTCGATGTCTGA
- a CDS encoding PqqD family protein — protein MAEQVWRVGPDVAFVQSPDGGRVAVLNLEQEVPVILVGTAASVWNGLDGIRTEPELIEELARDYGTDASAIHGDVMGLIHDLSSSGTIELSPRESEAKQ, from the coding sequence ATGGCGGAACAGGTGTGGCGCGTCGGTCCGGACGTCGCCTTTGTCCAAAGTCCCGACGGCGGCCGCGTCGCAGTCCTGAACCTTGAGCAGGAGGTACCGGTCATCCTGGTCGGAACGGCCGCCTCCGTCTGGAACGGGCTGGACGGGATCAGGACCGAACCCGAGCTCATCGAAGAACTCGCCCGCGACTACGGTACCGATGCCTCCGCGATCCACGGAGACGTAATGGGCTTGATCCACGATTTGAGCAGCAGCGGAACGATTGAACTGTCTCCCCGCGAGAGCGAAGCGAAACAGTGA
- a CDS encoding nucleotidyltransferase family protein, translating into MEGAQSLHQDEAVLLATALVDYVAASAGLQVLFIKGPAATMMGLRENHVSADVDVLVRPDQLDKMVELLGARGWLERQSGVSVVRQYLHSRTLYHPQWNCDIDVHDRFPGMEAPREKAFETLWRDRQYLVLATRTIHVPSIPAAVIFQALHSLRAMDDPRHQREYSGLLQRVDATLHQDIVDLSAELESTAALKPFLDDLGMADLPVRQGTVSEEWRHRTSVHGTGTAYLVALMESPWRAKPRVLARAIFPSRLSLRHDDLYLDDSVTGIVRAYVSRWGRGIASLPSAARRIRATRRG; encoded by the coding sequence ATGGAAGGCGCGCAATCCCTGCACCAGGATGAAGCCGTCCTCCTGGCCACGGCCCTCGTGGACTACGTGGCAGCATCAGCAGGCCTCCAGGTGTTATTCATCAAAGGTCCCGCCGCCACTATGATGGGCCTCCGTGAAAATCATGTCTCCGCGGACGTGGATGTCCTGGTACGACCGGATCAGCTGGACAAGATGGTGGAGCTCCTGGGCGCCAGAGGCTGGCTCGAAAGGCAATCCGGCGTGTCAGTTGTCCGCCAGTACTTGCACTCCCGGACGCTGTACCACCCGCAATGGAACTGCGATATCGACGTGCACGACAGGTTCCCTGGGATGGAAGCCCCGCGAGAGAAAGCCTTTGAAACGCTCTGGCGCGACAGGCAGTACCTGGTCTTGGCGACCAGGACCATCCACGTTCCTTCCATACCGGCAGCCGTGATCTTCCAGGCGCTACACAGCCTCCGGGCTATGGACGATCCCCGCCATCAGCGAGAGTATTCAGGGCTGCTCCAGCGGGTTGATGCCACCCTGCACCAGGACATCGTTGATCTCAGCGCGGAGCTCGAGTCGACAGCGGCGCTGAAACCGTTCCTGGACGACCTGGGCATGGCAGATCTGCCGGTACGGCAGGGAACCGTCAGCGAGGAGTGGCGCCACCGCACTTCTGTACACGGCACCGGGACGGCCTACCTGGTCGCGCTCATGGAAAGTCCGTGGCGGGCCAAACCGCGGGTCCTCGCCCGCGCAATCTTCCCGTCGCGGCTGAGCCTTCGGCACGATGACCTCTATCTTGACGACTCCGTTACCGGGATTGTCAGGGCCTACGTTTCGCGGTGGGGCCGCGGAATAGCTAGCCTTCCATCAGCAGCCCGGAGAATCAGGGCTACACGCCGCGGGTAG
- a CDS encoding MinD/ParA family ATP-binding protein → MPDPVDNDTANPDMEAEQPALRRRRVRRRGEDPDPRTGTMPIITTDEVDSPPARTARSGSWAEAAAAADAPAAPSRAPLDSAPIASVPVDAASANPDALNPSRAAVPAAPETAPSVPPMPVRSSRSESRAAALAAPAPDFISSPGLFVREQKPRPVGGFRGALYKMTGGGLNLGPGARQREEDELGRRISRQLQGSYNTAVLSLKGGIGKTSTTVGVGLTLAEYRGDPPCAIDANPDSGDLVERALGEGIYQQQSPRTITDLLKNIESVDSLTALARFMHHAGRLHLIAGEQDPEVSDSLTAEEYLRIRKLISGYYSVALTDCGTGVTHNAMSGILQSADNLIIAAGYAVSGAKRARSTLHWLAGHGYEELARNAIVVITDKDEVSSRVDKDAIEDHLSGICRQLIAVPHDRGVADGDLVTLDVLRPETRRAYKEIAAAIVDGYK, encoded by the coding sequence ATGCCCGATCCGGTGGACAACGACACAGCCAACCCTGACATGGAGGCGGAACAGCCAGCACTCCGGCGCCGGCGTGTCCGCCGCCGCGGCGAGGACCCCGACCCCCGGACAGGAACCATGCCCATCATCACGACCGACGAGGTCGACAGCCCACCAGCGCGCACAGCCCGCAGCGGCTCCTGGGCCGAGGCTGCCGCCGCAGCGGACGCGCCGGCGGCGCCGAGCCGTGCCCCGCTGGACAGCGCTCCCATCGCCTCGGTCCCGGTTGACGCGGCCTCCGCAAACCCGGACGCGCTGAATCCTTCGCGTGCGGCCGTGCCCGCCGCGCCGGAGACCGCACCCTCCGTGCCGCCAATGCCGGTCCGGTCCAGCCGGTCTGAAAGCCGCGCTGCCGCACTGGCAGCCCCCGCTCCGGACTTCATCAGCTCACCCGGGCTCTTCGTCCGCGAGCAGAAGCCCCGCCCCGTCGGCGGTTTCCGCGGAGCCCTCTACAAGATGACCGGCGGCGGGTTGAACCTCGGCCCGGGCGCCCGGCAACGGGAGGAAGACGAGCTCGGCCGGCGGATCTCCCGCCAGCTCCAGGGCAGCTACAACACTGCCGTGCTGAGCCTCAAGGGCGGCATCGGCAAGACCTCAACGACGGTCGGCGTTGGACTGACCCTGGCGGAATACCGCGGTGACCCGCCGTGCGCGATCGATGCGAACCCGGACTCCGGCGACCTTGTGGAGCGCGCCCTGGGCGAGGGCATCTACCAGCAGCAGAGCCCTCGGACCATCACAGACCTGCTCAAGAACATTGAATCCGTCGATTCGCTGACGGCTCTCGCCCGGTTCATGCACCACGCCGGCCGGCTGCACCTGATCGCCGGCGAACAGGACCCCGAGGTCTCGGACTCGCTGACCGCCGAGGAATACCTGCGGATCCGCAAGCTCATCTCCGGCTACTACTCGGTGGCCCTGACCGACTGCGGCACCGGCGTCACGCACAACGCCATGAGCGGCATCCTGCAGTCCGCGGACAACCTGATCATCGCCGCCGGTTATGCCGTCAGCGGCGCCAAGCGCGCCCGCAGCACGCTGCACTGGTTGGCCGGCCACGGCTATGAGGAACTGGCACGCAACGCCATCGTGGTGATCACGGACAAGGACGAGGTCTCCTCGCGCGTGGATAAGGACGCGATCGAGGACCACCTGTCCGGGATCTGCCGGCAGCTGATCGCCGTACCTCACGACCGCGGCGTGGCCGACGGGGACCTGGTCACCCTGGATGTGCTGCGGCCCGAAACTCGGCGCGCCTACAAGGAAATCGCGGCCGCCATCGTGGACGGGTACAAGTGA